In the genome of Mugil cephalus isolate CIBA_MC_2020 chromosome 21, CIBA_Mcephalus_1.1, whole genome shotgun sequence, one region contains:
- the sox7 gene encoding transcription factor SOX-7 codes for MAALISAYSSWPESFECPPGDGDGTDGHGPHRTPVDKAPEPRIRRPMNAFMVWAKDERKRLAVQNPDLHNAELSKMLGKSWKALTPPQKRPYVEEAERLRVQHMQDYPNYKYRPRRKKQLKRICKRVDPGFLLSGLAPDHSTLPDQRALCHPLDKDDGGPNGVGGGFSSSSPALPSVRSFRDPAGSNSSFDTYPYGLPTPPEMSPLDAMDHEHVPPSYYSTSGSSSVSCSSSASCPDEHHQSQTHMGSPPPYHTDYTQTQLHCGGTHLAHIPHMSQTGGGGGLISGPPLSYYSSSPFSQIHHGIHQGHLGQLSPPPETQGHLETLDQLSQAELLGEVDRNEFDQYLNSTGGGFHPEQGSGMTVTGHIQVASAASAAACPSSTTETSLISVLADATAAYYNNYSIS; via the exons ATGGCTGCTCTCATCAGCGCGTACTCGTCGTGGCCGGAGTCCTTCGAGTGTCCTCCAGGAGACGGGGATGGGACGGACGGACACGGCCCGCACAGGACTCCCGTGGACAAGGCGCCGGAGCCGCGGATCAGACGGCCCATGAACGCGTTCATGGTCTGGGCCAAAGATGAGCGCAAGCGGCTGGCGGTTCAAAATCCAGACCTGCACAACGCCGAGCTCAGCAAGATGTTAG gAAAGTCATGGAAGGCCCTGACTCCCCCTCAGAAGAGGCCCTACGTGGAGGAAGCGGAGAGGCTCCGGGTGCAGCACATGCAGGACTACCCCAACTACAAGTACCGGCCTCGCCGGAAGAAACAGCTCAAACGAATTTGCAAGCGAGTGGACCCCGGCTTCCTGCTGAGCGGCCTGGCTCCTGATCACAGCACCCTGCCTGATCAACGAGCCCTCTGTCACCCCCTCGACAAAGACGACGGCGGCCCTAATGGAGTCGGCGGCGGCTTTTCCAGCTCCAGCCCCGCTTTGCCCAGTGTCAGAAGCTTCCGGGACCCTGCCGGTTCCAACAGCAGCTTTGACACCTACCCCTACGGCCTGCCCACTCCTCCTGAGATGTCCCCCTTAGATGCCATGGACCACGAGCATGTCCCCCCTTCTTATTACTCAACGTCTGGTAGCTCCTCcgtctcctgctcttcctcaGCCTCCTGTCCAGACGAGCATCACCAGAGCCAGACGCACATGGGCAGCCCGCCTCCTTACCACACTGACTACACTCAGACCCAACTCCACTGTGGAGGCACACACTTAGCTCACATCCCTCACATGTCCCAAACCGGAGGCGGCGGTGGACTGATCTCTGGGCCTCCTCTGTCCTACTACAGCTCCTCACCTTTCTCCCAAATTCACCACGGGATCCACCAGGGTCACCTGGGTCAGCTGTCTCCTCCaccagagacacagggacacctGGAGACTCTAGACCAGCTGAGCCAGGCAGAGCTTCTGGGTGAAGTGGACCGCAACGAGTTTGACCAGTACCTGAACTCCACTGGGGGCGGGTTCCACCCTGAGCAGGGCAGCGGCATGACCGTTACAGGACACATTCAGGTGGCGTCAGCCGCGTCTGCCGCCGCATGTCCCAGCAGCACCACGGAAACCAGCCTCATTTCAGTGCTTGCGGACGCGACGGCGGcctactacaacaactacagcatCTCGTAA
- the pinx1 gene encoding PIN2/TERF1-interacting telomerase inhibitor 1, with the protein MSMLAEPRRKQKWSVDPRNSAWSKDDSKFGQKMLERMGWSKGKGLGRSEQGSTEHIKVKLKNNSYGLGANTSHEDSWIAHQDDFNDLLAQLNNCHGQNNTNEIPPDEQKGFSLEEKSKTSKKRVHYMKFTKGKDLSSRSETDLNCIFGKRARPAKDEEQESNSSDSQGETEQRGTPAASAQDPESVVNTVTSTLTMQEYFKQRMAQLKKARGAQSAAEAEADNTSGPSEELNPIHCSKDDAEEHKKKKKKKKRSADEVEECSAPVVVENVEEQVQEPSKKKKKKRKTAENDVDINENSSSSCGVELNCEEPPPSKKKKLKKHKEAELINGHEPTENHPAETEVVQKKKKHREEVDCVVIEEEEPVEKKSKKKKKKKHQE; encoded by the exons ATGTCCATGCTTGCTGAGC CCCGGAGGAAACAGAAGTGGTCTGTTGACCCAAGGAACAGCGCCTGGAGTAAGGATGACTCCAAATTTGGCCAGAAGATGCTGGAGCGAATGGGCTGGTCCAAGGGCAAG GGACTTGGGAGGAGTGAGCAAGGCTCCACTGAACACATCAAAGtgaagctgaaaaacaacagctaTGGACTTGGAGCCAATACCAGCCATGAG GATAGCTGGATTGCTCACCAAGATGATTTCAATGACCTCCTTGCTCAGCTGAACAACTGCCATGGTCAGAACAACACCAATG AAATTCCACCAGATGAGCAGAAAGGCTTCAGCTTGGAAGAAAAATCCAAGACTTCCAAAAAGAGGGTCCATTACATGAAGTTCACTAAAG GAAAGGACTTATCCTCCCGCAGTGAAACTGATCTTAACTGTATCTTTGGGAAGAGAGCAAGACCTGCCAAAGATGAAGAACAG GAGAGCAACAGCAGTGATTCTCAGGGGGAGACGGAGCAGAGAGGGactcctgctgcttctgcacaGGATCCAGAGTCCGTCGTCAACACTGTGACCAGTACTCTCACGATGCAGGAGTATTTCAAGCAGCGAATGGCTCAGTTGAAGAAGGCTCGCGGGGCCCAGAGTGCAGCCGAGGCAGAGGCGGACAACACATCGGGTCCATCTGAGGAACTCAACCCCATCCACTGCAGCAAGGACGATGCAGAAGagcacaaaaagaagaagaagaagaagaaaaggtctGCGGATGAGGTGGAAGAGTGTAGCGCTCCCGTTGTAGTAGAAAACGTGGAGGAGCAGGTGCAAGAgccttcaaagaaaaaaaagaaaaagcggaAAACGGCAGAAAACGATGTGGACATCAATGAGAACTCTAGCTCCTCTTGTGGTGTGGAGCTGAACTGTGAGGAACCACCTCCCTCTAAGaagaaaaagctcaaaaaacacaaggaagccGAGCTAATAAATGGACACGAGCCGACTGAGAATCatcctgcagagacagaggttgtacagaaaaagaagaaacacagagaagaggtggACTGTGTAGTAATAGAAGAGGAGGAGCCGGTGGAGAAGAAatccaaaaagaagaagaaaaagaaacatcaagaATAG